The genomic interval AAAGAAGACTAAATtgccagatttatttttaaaacattacaacACTGAAAGGAGCAACAAAATTCCATTAAAGaagtattattataaaaaaaataaactcataaaatctttatatgtccatgattttaaaattcttacaaaGCAAAATTTCTGATTAAGAAATACATACcatggaaaaaataatagaaaatttgcaaatttatacaaaagatctaaagaagaaaaaaaatcatattataccTTGTGACCTTtgagtaatttaaatatttatggtcCTCAAATAATTTATCTCGGCCAAAAGACAATCATCTACTCTAGTGTTCATACAATAATCTGTCCCTCCTTAAAATAGCATTGTGTTAAATAATTAtcataatattcatttttattattattattattcataattatCATTTAGTTgcaccaaaatttttaaaagttacttttctacaatgtcatattttattcaaaattaaaaacataatgccTTCCCCAAATAAACTTGCATGGGTTGAATATACATCAAAACCACCATACATATTTATGAAATGGGTTttagagaaaactgaaaattgaatgaatgaatcttcaTTAATAATGAACAAACATAAAAATCTCTATAATCCAGTTAATTGGAAGAGGAAAAGCTGGAAGATAGAGATTCTGCATCCAGCCTTATATCACAGACTTTCCTGAAGTATTAGCTGCCACTTTTCTCAATAGAAAATCAGCTTTGCAGCACTACTCCAGAAGAATGAGCCTCGTTAGATGGAGTATGTAGAGATGACACCAGGATGTAGGAGGCTTCTAATCTCCTCTTTGCCTCACTGCTGAGAAAGTTTGTTCCACATCTGTGAAAGCAGACACTGGTGACCAGAGACGGGAGATCTCTATTTGAAACCAGCAGAGGGCCTGTGGTCACCACCACTCCCATGATGGCCCTAAACAGTGAGCCAAGGGGCAACTGGGGCAGTGAAACTTCACACATACTCCTGAAGGTTAGTGCCATCTCATCTTTTAACAAGCTATCAAAGGTAGAAATTCAGGAAAGCTAGAGAAAAGCCTGCAGATGTCTCTGAAGACTAGTGACCTTTCAGGACAAAGTATTTAACTATATAGAACATAGATTCTCGACCATATGTGGATAATATGAAATTATAACCAGAGATATAAGAAATGCAGTCCACTTGATTTTCACCTATATGCTATTAGCATTTCTCACTAACAGTTTATCAGATAAGATCTCATACAAAGGTTTCATTGTAGATTATGCAAATAGAACAAGAATATGGATTCATAAACCAGTGATCAAAATACCACCTCATTGACAAactaacattttgaaaaatgatagTAACAGTACTTGAAACACTACaattacaggggaaaaaaatgggctTGAAATACTAAGAGATAAATagactacataaaaataatatatgaaatgtATAATTTGACAGACATGGTAGTTGATTTTACTTTGATTCTGATATGAACACTTCATTTGACTCTCATTTAGACAAATGTGGTGGGCTTACTAAACAAGACATTTTAATTTACAAGCTGAAGTAAtatcttataattttataatctCAATAGCAAAGCAAAAATGTCCTAGAATCATGTGAAAGCAGCTCGGTCATTAACAGGGATCTCAATCCTCCCTCATTTCTagcaaaaatgaatgaagaaggtTAGCTCATCCTGAGGTATATGATGCTATTCTCAACTGTAGTGTAGTTTCCACATTGTGTCGTGGTGGAAGCCAATATTAATCATCAAGTCTTGACAAGTCAATGACCAAGGTGGCCAGTTGCCACATAACCCCATATCACCTTGATTCTTTGATCAATATGAGTGAAGTAGAATAAAAGTTTttgaacataaaaattattttaagttccAAAAGATAGGTATATTTTCACATCTGAATCAAGCTCCCAAGTCAGCTAGACAATGGACTAATCATCTCTGAACTCATTGACCCCTTAATGATAAATCAACATCAACAATGTATCCAGTTATATTAACCAAGATGCTTTCATACACATCATCCTTAACTAAGAGcagttttatttaactttaaaatataaatcttccCAACAGAAATTTTAGAAACATAATAAAACTGACATTAGCAACATAAAATTCACTCTGTTTTTGAGTCAACACTGACCTTCTGTTCCAAAAGTAATGTGTTTGTAGGAATTGCTGCAAAAGCCTTGTAACTTGACTTGGTCTTGTATTGCTAGAATGGGTAACCAGAAAGCAAGAGTGGAGATGAAAAAGGGAAGAATATGACAATTTTAGACAGCTCTACCAAGTTAAATGACAGGTTATCAAATGAAGAAAAGAGTCATTATACTTGAACAACTTGCTtctgacaaaaagaaaattagcTCACATATTAATATGTTATTAGAATGAGAAGCAAAGAAATGCTACAGTAAAATATCAGCCTAGAGATCATAGGCAATTAAGTGCAACACAGTTTCACAACTTAAAAACATTCATTTCCACAGTTACATATAAATTTCTCATTAGCTGCATGCCCTCATAGGAGTACTGTTCTATAAATGAGCAAGGTTCTTTCTGTTGATCCTCAAAggaatatttcttctttatagtACCATAATTAACAAATAGTATAGCAGTAAATTTAATTGAGCTCTTGATACATTTTTGCATCATTCATAAAAACAGAGAtcataatacataaaattgaaCAACAGTTCTTAACAAGGtagtcaataattttaaaatatcagcaatATAACTTCATAATGGAGAAACAAGTAAAAGCCCCTGATcatttaagttcatttttttctacctCATCATCATCTCTTGTACTTTCTAATATAGTGATATtgataaagtaaattttaaaaacttcctaAATTTTAAGTAAAACTCAGTGTGATGTAGTTTAGTTTTGTGGATATTTGGAGAAGAGAGGTGAGTATAAGGAAGTTGTAGAAAGCAGGATAAAAAAAGCATAATCAAAAGCTCAATTTTGATATTACTCTGGGTCTCAAGCTGATTAAGTTCAAGGCTCCTATCTCTTCAAATGTCCTTGCTTTAGGCagcttcccagtggctcagagctAACTGGAAATTGGCACAAAGCTATAGGGTGTCTCAGTACCTTGGAAAGGAAACCAAAGAGTCTAATGAAGAAGACAGGACAGTACAACAAAATTAAACCTTGAGTTTATGAGCATAATTAAAGTAACCTTCATTAAACTGCTGGGATGAAGCTAAAAGGATGACACATTCACTCTTCTAGGAAGAAGCTAAAGTAAAAAGAAGTGCCAAACCTAGAGGAAGATGTCAGTGTCCAGCAAGAAACAgaacatattttctttgttcattttttaaattttctgtctaCTGTGTTAGATATAATGAAGAGAATTGAGCCATCTGATACCTGGGTGCCAGCTGGTTTGGCAAGGAAAACCACCTTATCCTGATAATCATGTTCACCCACACACATGCTCATCTCATACACTCCACATACACAAacaaatgtacatatttatatgtgcacaGATTCCTAAATTCACATGCACCCACATAgagacatacatatatacatactcgCACCTGTGCGAACACACACTCAGCAAAGCATGCAAAGATTTCAGAATCTGCATCCTTTTTTCCCATGAAATAAACTCTGAATGTTTACTTatgttctatttttctctttcatatagCTATTCTCCCTCATGAAGTTCTGATATTACTCTGGGTCTCAAGCTTCaattaaatactttaatttcTACCTTCTACCAGGTTCTCCACTCTTCCAAGTCCTGTACTCCCATCTCCTCCTACAAGAAGGACAATTGCTGAAGGATATCTCAGGTCCCTTCATGCCCTAAGACTTCACATTGAGCCTAAAATGCTGTGGTCTACCAGCAAAAAGGTATTTGAATAAGGATTGAAAAATTCAATGTCACCTCTTCATATAGGAGCAATAGGaactgacatttattattatttaattttatagaaatcCTATAATTAAAATCCATTAGGAAAAGCAGAGGCATGATCTCTGTCCAAGTACATCTTATTAAGTTTGATTTCTCATTGTAAACTGTGAGGATAatgatttttatgttatttaatgtactaatattatttaatgtttttattacgTGTGTCATTTTTAATCTTCATTCAAGTTACATACCAATGATAGTAAGTTCTTACTAGTGGGTTCTCCCAATTTGGTAGCTGTTAAACTGTCCTGAAAATCTGTTTGGATATGCACAGTTCAACCAGtggattcattcaacaaatatttattgagtaactaCTCTATGACATGCACTAGTCCTCTAAGATATATATAATCTTTCCTTTTCAATCTGAAAATCTTGATTATTGCTATAAAGGATACTTTTTGGATCCACTCTCTTTCCTTTGAGTTCTCTCAACAATATTGTTAAACCCAAACATGAAGTTCTTTATTCTAATTtggaatatatttctttttcagcattCCATAGCTTCCAATTTTATTAGTTTCcctatttgatttaaaaataaaagaaataatatgaagCCTTTTAGAAgggagattttatattttttctcattttattttcaacaaatcTGCCAGAGAACAAATGTTGAGCAAGAATTTGTTGacttgaaatatttaattaaagtgTTTAATTGAAGATTATAGCAAGATTCAGAGGATatgaaaaaacacaaattttagtTCTTTATCTATTGATCCAACCCTAGACTCACTTGGCTGATACCCATATTCCCCTCTACAAGCATGTGCTGTGCATACTTCAAACGTTATGATTTTTGAAGTCATCTTCCAATTTGATCCACAATGTTTGAATTCATGAACTTGGATCCCTGTTTTGTTTAGAGTttgttatgtgtgtgtttgtttgcttgtttttcctttgaaaactCTCTTCTGCAAGTTAAATTGTACAACCCcccaattaaaatgcaaatactcCCTATCCCAGATAAAAGGAAAACTTGACAATCATTGATTGACATTTGAGTGTGAATTATTACTAAAATCAGTTTAGCTGGAGAGAGGCCAAGGGAATGGGACAAGAACTGGTTAGTGTTAAGTCAGGTGACACAAATAGCAGACATGGAAGAATTGTGGAATATCAGGAGTCCTCAGAAAAGCACCAAGATCTTTTGAAGGGGGTGGAATAAAAGACAGTGAGATAAAAAGGAATTGAGAAAATATATAAGTCCAGCTGCTGTTTTATCATTTCATACAGTCTCTCAGACGATTGctaaatatttgttattcaaCCTACAAAATAACACAGAAATATTATCTTCACTTTCATAGCTATCACCTTCCAagccaccatcatcactatcctAGCTGATTGATTATAATAACCAAAGTCTCTCTACTTCCCCTCTCATCCTCTTACAGTCTACTCTTAACACAACAGCCAGGATTGTGTCACTTGTCCATTCAAAACTCTCCAATGGCTTTCTGTCTTCCTCAAAgtaaaaatcaaagaatgaaGAGTGTCTTACAAGATCCCACAGGGTCTGGTTCCCAGTTAGGTCTCCTTCTGACAACGTCCAAGTACTGTCACTCCTCAACTCCACATTgaccccagcctctgccctcagAACTttttcctcactctgctctcttaagGAACATCACTTCTTTGGATGTTGCTTTCTCAAAGATGATTGACTTATTATTTGGAGAgttattattgattgtttctcttCCACCATGGAATATAATAAGCTGGCATTGTTGCATGTTTTGCTTGTTGTAACTTGGAAAGATATATATTAGTTACTCattacatatttattgaatgaatgatttGTTTGAACCCAAACTAATTATTTTAGGTCATGAAGACACATCTCATATTGCTCATTTCCCAAATGCTTTGCAGTTCTGAAAAATGGAGACAGTCACATACTGACTGCTGCCACTAATTCATCAGTGTAACATAATTGAAAATTGTTTGATAAATGAATGATAGTTTAATAAACAGAATACCAGCTATGGAGACTAATGAAATATCTAAAGCTCCCAGCAATTTTCCTATACAAGTTATATGTCCAAATAATTTTGAGGCCAGGCCCATTACTGGAGGACCTCACAACTGGAAGAGATATTCAGACCTTTTACAAACCCCTTTTAGTGTGATTCTGATGTAATGGTCACTCCAGTTTATATTAAATACCATGATGACTTACTACAAGAAAAGtttaaattattgtataaatgaaggcaaaatatatttgGAACCCAAACACAACCCCTatgggtgaattttatgatatCCAGTCTTTgtcaagaggaaaaaatatgtcttagacaatataaatatTGATCAAATAGTAGCCTGAGCAACATTCAGATAAATCTCTATTCTGCCTAGGGCCataactcaaaacaaaataatattttaaaatcatatttgatGGAATCCAAGTAATCcagtaatccaagcaactcaggagaccaatgaggatcacaagttccaggacagcttcagcaacttagcaagaccctatctcagaataaaaaaataaaaacaaaaaggacttgGAATGTAACAGTGGCAAAACAACCTTGGGTTCAAGCTGcagtacaaacaacaacaacaacaacaaaaactacatcTGAAATTAACATAACAATTATATCATACTCATGCAAACAGATTCAAACTATAAGACCtatcaatgaaaatgaaacatcAAACATGCTCTTTTTCTGAATTTAGCTCAGCCTACTCTGgctgttccattttattttaatatcaaagGACAGTAGGGCCCAGACTTTGAACTAATATCCTTCAAGCATTTCTGTTTCAATTTGACGGCCATCTGTGTTCTAGTACCCATATCCTTTAGGAATCTGGGCACAAGTGTAGCTGATCTAAATCTGAAGCTCTTTGACTTCAAAAAGAGCTCTGTGCTTGGATTAGCACCACCCTGGAAGGAGCAAGTCAAGAAACAACTTAGGAAACCATAGAAATTCTTTGATTTCACAAAGCTTTTGTCTCTTTCTTCCTATCATTCTATAAAATAATCATGCCAATTTAAACAAAAGTCAAATGTCAAAAGAAACTAGGATAGGATTTATCTCTACCAGCatcaattttaatgattttttatacTTAAGGTATAATTCTTGAAAATAACGgtttgtaacaaaaaaaaaaatgttgactgaTTTTAGTCTAGAGAGATAATATAGCAAGAAGCAAGTAGGAAATAAAGATTAAAGGGAACAGTCTGCCTCAAAGAGCAACTGTTTTTTGCAATTATAAATTTAACCCATgattagaaacttttttttattcaaaaaaaatagatgaatgttTTTACTGGTGGTAGTTATAGTACTCActtatattttcatgttcatCAACTTTAGTGTATATTTCTATAACCTTAAATTTTCTTAacttggaaataaagaaaataaaacagaaagaaaaacctaGTGATTGAAATTCTTCCATGATGGGAGCAGGAAGGGAGTCAGGCGGGGGAAATAGGTCTTCAACACACCAGCCTTTAATTTATCAAAAGCCTTTATGGACTCCCTCTTCTGTGTCCAAAACAGGGCAAAACAGGAACAAAGCACAGTGAACCACAAATAGGAACACTTTGAAGAGGCTTATGGAGTAAAAACCACTTCTCACAAAGGTAATGAATAATTTATATGGCAGCAAGtcttaaaaaatgattttcaataaaTTCAGGAAATAATGATTAGATGGCCAGGATTTTTAATATACTGCAACGAATTTCATAATCACACATAGGTATTGAAAAGTCATTAAGGAAGTTCATTTCACCTCAAATAAATaggaattttaaatttagaatcatagaaaaagttaattttatccAATTCATTTGCTgtgaaagtttaaaatataaggACTTAgtcattaaaatacattttagtatGATACAAATTGAGAATTCTGGTCATTATTccataataatgatttttttcttcatgagaaTTATAAAGTAGGATAACTTGGTAATTAATATGAGTTACTTTTTGTAGCAATAATCATAGTAGCAAAAGAACAAGACTTCAAGAATTAGCAGActttaattaatataaatgttAGCTCTGTACCAGATATTTGACATAGACACTGAATTTCATTTCTTGGTGtatacaaataaagataaaaatattacctgtggttataaaaataagcaaaaagctATGCATTTTAatcaattataattattttatgtaactATTAGATAGTTCTAGACTCACAGAAAGCATTTAATAATTGTAGCTgtaattattattaccattattcaAATCTATTACAATTCAAATCTTGTATCTCCACATATAGTCTTCTGGGATTATCTTCTGTATATTTGGTCaggttgttttccatttctaaaatgCCAACTCCTTTCCTCTTCATTAAGCTAAATCCTAAACATTTCCAACAAGACTGACATCTATAATAACTTCCCTCACTAGCCATATCCTGTAATAATATTCCTGTTTTATTGAACTCAGTCAACAAttactttatttataatttaaattacaaaatgttAATTTGATTGCATACAACTTGCCGTCTGTATCCACGGGTTTTACAACAGATTAAATACATTTGGAAAcaattgtgtctgtactgaacatgtacagactttttaaTCCCATTTAAAATACAGTGTGATTGTCATTTACATAGTCTTTACCTTTtactaggtattataagtaatctagtgATGATTTAAAGTTTATAGGAAGATGTCTTAAGTTATAGGCAAATCccatgtcatttatttatttgtttgtttgtttgtttgtttatttattggtactggggattgaactcaggggtactagaccactgagtcacatctccagcactatttttgtattttatttagagacagcatcttaGGGCCACACTAACTTGATGAGGATGacttgaactagcaatcctcctatctcagcctctcaagcctctagaattacaggtatgcaccaccacactcagccatGTCATTTAATTtgagacttgagcatctgcagatttgggTTATCTCTAGTTGGTCCTGGAACCAAATCAAGCAGGAATAACTACTTGCTTTCTAGTTTTATTGTAGAATTAATAACTCTACATTGTGCATGTGTATTTTTTCTGctgaatgaaatttaatttttcaaattaaagtattatcttttttcccctttaaaaatcaTGTGTTCCAAAGAAAGCTAGTCCAGTGGTAGATATATAGTAGGTATTTAATGCATAATTCACATTATACCTAAATAAAAAATGCCCTTGGAGTCATACATAAAATGTTACCTTAAGAGGAGGTCAAATCAAAGGGATTTGCAGAAATAAGTAATTTTAGACAGGCCATAATTCATCTCTACATTCAAATTTACCAAATTATAGGATCTCCCCCCATACTTTCTCCACTTTTTTTCTCATAGGAGCAGAATAAATGTCATAACTATTGATCTTCCCCCTGAAAATCCATATTTTGAAATTAGCATgcaccatgcaaaaaaaaatataccTTGGGTTTCTTGTTTTCGGGGCCTGTTGACAGGGACAATGCACAAGGTGAAATCAGCTCCTTGGTTCTTGTTAGAGAGATGGGAAGTGATGGGGTTGAAACGGGTGCCATGTGGTTGGATTTTGTGCTTTCAGATTTCATCATTCTTGAAGGCAATGAACCACTGCCACAATTTGGGTGCAGTGTTGAGGGACTGAGCTGTGGTGCAGGGGCGGGCAGAGCAGCAGGTGGGACTGAGGAGGACCCCAAGCTGGGAAGAGAGGCACAGCCAGCACTGGAGAGAGCAGGTGAAGAAAGAGCTGAAGGATTCAGCCCCTGGCCTGATGGTTTATATGATGCTCTTTTGGATCTGTCTATCAGgtttgaaagggctggggatggatgGAAACATTTCTCTGGAGAGGAGGGCATGGTGCTGTGATTAATAGGTGGAGATACAGAAGATAATGCAGATGAGGCTAATGTAGaagggtgtgtgtatgtattcctGGGATTCTCTGAACCTCTGAGATCCCCATCCTGTTTGTTCTTTGAAGAAGAAAGTGAAGAGCTTGGTGGGACAGGAGGAAGATCTGCAAAACTAGAGGCATTGGTTTGCATTGTACCGCTCTTCAAAGAAGTAGGAGATGGTGTTTTCTCTACATTCATAGAAACAAGGCTGCTATTGACAGGTGTAGTAGGAGAGAGGGAGGACACCTGAGAGGTGGGAGTAGACTTGGTGAAGAAAGGGAGGTGGAAGGATTGCTGGGCCAGCTCAGAAACCTGGTGTTCTGCTTGTGCTGGAGACTGGGCTCTCAGGGAGCAACTTGAGAGAGATTTTTTAGGTGTGAGTGTGGTTTGCTTTACTTTTTGGTCAAGGGCGAGAGTGGAGGAGGCCAGGGAGTTGAGGGAGAAGGTGGGGCAGGATGCAGGGGACACAGGTCTTTGGTGAGAAGGGTTTGACTTGAGGATAGCAGTGAGAAGGGAAAGCCGAGAGGGCACCTGGGATTTCACCCCTGACTTTGAAAGATTTCCACTAGATGACATTTGGCTACAAACAGTAGAAGAGGAGCCATGGAAAGAGGAGGTAAATGGTTTCGGACTTGGAGAGAGTGAATGCATGACAATTCGCACTGGTATGTATGAGGCTGAATTCGACTTCAGGGAAGCACTGGAGGAAGGTGAAGGAGAAGTGGTTTTCAGGCTTTCTCTGGGACTAAGGACATTCGAGGTTAAAGGTGTCGTCTTCTTCAGAACTTCAGGTGCCAGTCCAGGGTTTTGATCTGCTGCACTTGGACTGGAGAGATTAGAACCTGGCAGTTGAGTGGAATGGGGAAACGGTAATGTCCACGAGGCGCCCTTCGATGCAGAAAAGGGTGAAGAGTGAGCAGTCGTTTGAAAATACGTAGCTGTTTCTTCTACCAGGGCCCCACTGACATCCAGCCTCCTAGTGTGGAACTCCTCTAGGACAGAGGCTCCATCGAGGTTAGCTGGGACAGGTGGTGTTTTCTGATTAGTTGGAGAAACAAAGGAGAAAGCAGGTGGTTTACAGGCAAGCTGCTCAGAGGTAGTGGGAGAAGAAGTTAACTAGAGGAGAGAAACAGACAGATTGAAATAGGACATTATTTGTGAAACTATCACAATATTCTTGTTACTGTGTCACTAAGCAAACAATCCTTCCACTAGTTTACACAAAAGGGGGTGCCTTACATCTTCATGAAAATGAAggaatttctgtttttctcatgaGGTCCTGCTacaaaataagatataataaaCTACGAAGATTTGTATCCAATACATGATTGATTTCCTGGTTTGAAAACCAGTGTAAAATTTTCTGTGtttccatttggaaaataattcattgaccatatctaaaatatttactttaatctGGAATTGTGTAATCTGGGAAGAAATAAGTCACCATCTGTATAAATTTCAAACTTcactttggaaaatgaaataaaatttttttccattggaaGTATATAAACCGTAATGTGAGGATAATGACTACaatcctaataataataataataatcacactTCAAGTGTTTAAAATTCTAGACATTTGGACTACTTAGCTCCTACATGTCATGAACCTGAAAACGTGCCCAGAATTCAAATGACAAAGCACCCAGAGCAATAAATTAAAAGAGTCAATGCAATGTCCAGAATAGAAAGAGAGCTCTAGATGATTCTGCCTAATTACTTGCCAGAATGAACACTTAAGAGGAACATTTAATGAACATTTAACAAATGATTTGGACTATGCTGGAAGGAATAGTCTCTCTTTGATATCAAAAGAAGCCAGAGTACTTATAAATATAATTCAACTGAAACAAGCAAGCAACCAATTCCATACCAAATAAAGATGCAATAAAAAACAATTCATGTTTTTCTAACAGAAGCTACAGAAAGCCTGTGAAATAACCAGTTGTATGTATTCTTGTGCTATTTTAAAAGTCACCCAGTACTTGAAGACAAGTAGGAATCATAAATGACTCCAAAATCTTGTAAAACGAGACTtctcttcaaaataaatttaattgtcAACctataagataaaaaaataaatatacatgtctAATAAAGAATTTGGATATCAATATCAATATCAGCTATTCAAATATTCAGATAGACGTATTGCATTAAGTACATAGGaagaaaatatgtatgaatatatcaattAAACAACAAAGTTTTGGTTTATAAATAGAGTAAAagatatttcttcattttgctttAGAGCATTTTAAGAAAGTGTCCATCAGCACTCAGACAAAGATATTTATGACATATAGTTTTGAACTCTAAAACTACTGAAAACTGACAAATTCGAATAAATTCAtcacaaactttttattttctgaggaaatagactaaaaatatttctttcttttgtgtgtgaaTCAATATGCATATTTGCAACACagcatttttacaaataaataatattttattaaattgacATAATCCAGAATGTCAGAAAATCAGTGTAATTGATAATCAAGCAGAATTCCATCAAATTGAGAAAGAAAGCTGAACAATTAATATGCATAAGTTTTACTTAGAAACAACTCTGTTTAGCCAGTGTTTATGTGACTGATTCACGAGATTAGGGAATATATTTATATCCAAATGTCAGCATAATTCTTGTGTCACCACAAGAAGTTACATAattacttgtatttgaatttgtaTTTAATGTTTAAGAAGTTATCTTCTTGGAATTAACAGTATATCCAGGGcctgtatgtttgtttgtttgtctgttttaatGGTGAATGAGAGGTCTTCTTCAATTGTTTCCACGATTGATCTCTCCTCACAGAAGGAATGGAGCCATTCCAAGGCTCTGAAGGTGTTTGCACATTGAGACATGCCTAGAATAACACAGTCTGGTAAcagattttgtaaataaatattgaCCACCACAAAAATCCTATCACCTTTCAGTCTGTTGTTTCCTAAGAACTTCAATGTATATGGAAAAAATCATTAATTCATCCTGATTATTTGCCAGAATGTCACTGTGTAGGATCATAGGTTCATAATTTTGAGGGGCTCATTCAGAGAAAAAACTTCCTAAGATTACAAATTTTAATTACCAATCATTCCATTATATTCAATGATATTACACTTAACATAAGTTACTCATAATGTTTCCATACTTTTAGATAATTAATTGACGAATAACTTCTGAAAGACTCTTAAAAGCCTAAGAATATTTATTATGCTTATGTTAATCTACATgcaatttcattatattttattccatATATTCTTAATTAgttataatatattcatttcCAACCTACAAATACACCATGATGTTATTCTaacttatacaaataaaaaagcatgacaccattgttttataaaatttctagGGGTGAAGTTTCATTTTATAATGGAAAAGACTCATTTCCCTGAGTTCCTCTCAcaaataagtttttcttttaaagaaagtgtCCACACATGGATAAATAATATCatat from Ictidomys tridecemlineatus isolate mIctTri1 chromosome 8, mIctTri1.hap1, whole genome shotgun sequence carries:
- the Mlip gene encoding muscular LMNA-interacting protein isoform X4, producing MLPEQGLLSDCGNNYFQMNSCILAGSIQTTPQVSSGDSEAKPLIFTFVPTVRRLPTHIQLTDTSKFLVKIPEEPSDKSPETVNRSNSNDYLTFNRGSQEERNQGTLTHPSEASGKSIQGRVLETNQPQGMQQSDLFKAEYVFIVDSEGEDEVTSRKGEQGPPGGTGNMAARPKSLAISSSLVSDVVRPKIRGTDLKSSSYSEISHGMASQQKHGQLTSSPTTSEQLACKPPAFSFVSPTNQKTPPVPANLDGASVLEEFHTRRLDVSGALVEETATYFQTTAHSSPFSASKGASWTLPFPHSTQLPGSNLSSPSAADQNPGLAPEVLKKTTPLTSNVLSPRESLKTTSPSPSSSASLKSNSASYIPVRIVMHSLSPSPKPFTSSFHGSSSTVCSQMSSSGNLSKSGVKSQVPSRLSLLTAILKSNPSHQRPVSPASCPTFSLNSLASSTLALDQKVKQTTLTPKKSLSSCSLRAQSPAQAEHQVSELAQQSFHLPFFTKSTPTSQVSSLSPTTPVNSSLVSMNVEKTPSPTSLKSGTMQTNASSFADLPPVPPSSSLSSSKNKQDGDLRGSENPRNTYTHPSTLASSALSSVSPPINHSTMPSSPEKCFHPSPALSNLIDRSKRASYKPSGQGLNPSALSSPALSSAGCASLPSLGSSSVPPAALPAPAPQLSPSTLHPNCGSGSLPSRMMKSESTKSNHMAPVSTPSLPISLTRTKELISPCALSLSTGPENKKPKQYKTKSSYKAFAAIPTNTLLLEQKALDEPAKTENVSKDSTLDLPVETSTTLPKAAGRETKYANLSSPSSTVSESQLTKPGVIRPVPVKSKILLKKEEEVYEPNPFSKYLEDNSDLFSEQDVTVPHKPVSLHPLYQTKLYPPAKSLLQPQTLPHADCLTPGPFSHLSSFSLSDEQENSHTLLSHNAYNKLSHPMVAIPEHETLDSKEQ
- the Mlip gene encoding muscular LMNA-interacting protein isoform X9, whose translation is MLPEQGLLSDCGNNYFQMNSCILAGSIQTTPQVSSGDSEAKPLIFTFVPTVRRLPTHIQLTDTSKFLVKIPEEPSDKSPETVNRSNSNDYLTFNRGSQEERNQGTLTHPSEASGKSIQGRVLETNQPQGMQQSDLFKAEYVFIVDSEGEDEVTSRKGEQGPPGGTGNMAARPKSLAISSSLVSDVVRPKIRGTDLKSSSYSEISHGMASQQKHGQLTSSPTTSEQLACKPPAFSFVSPTNQKTPPVPANLDGASVLEEFHTRRLDVSGALVEETATYFQTTAHSSPFSASKGASWTLPFPHSTQLPGSNLSSPSAADQNPGLAPEVLKKTTPLTSNVLSPRESLKTTSPSPSSSASLKSNSASYIPVRIVMHSLSPSPKPFTSSFHGSSSTVCSQMSSSGNLSKSGVKSQVPSRLSLLTAILKSNPSHQRPVSPASCPTFSLNSLASSTLALDQKVKQTTLTPKKSLSSCSLRAQSPAQAEHQVSELAQQSFHLPFFTKSTPTSQVSSLSPTTPVNSSLVSMNVEKTPSPTSLKSGTMQTNASSFADLPPVPPSSSLSSSKNKQDGDLRGSENPRNTYTHPSTLASSALSSVSPPINHSTMPSSPEKCFHPSPALSNLIDRSKRASYKPSGQGLNPSALSSPALSSAGCASLPSLGSSSVPPAALPAPAPQLSPSTLHPNCGSGSLPSRMMKSESTKSNHMAPVSTPSLPISLTRTKELISPCALSLSTGPENKKPKQYKTKSSYKAFAAIPTNTLLLEQKALDEPAKTENVSKDSTLDLPVEHSSDSPSRSPQTLLGSETIKTSTTLPKAAGRETKYANLSSPSSTVSESQLTKPGVIRPVPVKSKILLKKEEEVYEPNPFSKYLEDNSDLFSEQNECSLYEQQRN